The following proteins are encoded in a genomic region of Diadema setosum chromosome 10, eeDiaSeto1, whole genome shotgun sequence:
- the LOC140233979 gene encoding interleukin 17-like protein, which yields MAAAIFQTVTSSPVPSTSQTCLPIDAADSHRRELNSNLFYPQAAAFAVQSFNLSTSDMGLAHTSSCPFDGVSSPQNCPVGAKPNAGSPEIMNQDGSCPWTYVECFDAERIPMAITMAQCQCSACLDPYTHEVDPNLRCQPVMYNMKVLQKTQCVDGHFRYEQKTLQVPVSCACMRMRRA from the coding sequence ATGGCAGCAGCCATCTTCCAGACGGTTACATCTTCACCAGTCCCGAGCACCTCTCAGACATGTCTGCCAATAGACGCAGCTGATTCCCATCGACGGGAACTGAACTCCAATCTTTTCTATCCTCAAGCGGCAGCGTTCGCAGTACAAAGTTTCAACCTGTCGACCAGTGATATGGGCTTGGCCCACACGTCAAGCTGTCCGTTTGATGGCGTCTCCAGCCCGCAGAACTGCCCCGTAGGAGCGAAACCAAACGCTGGAAGTCCGGAGATCATGAACCAAGACGGCTCGTGTCCATGGACATACGTGGAATGCTTCGATGCCGAGCGGATTCCAATGGCGATCACTATGGCCCAATGTCAGTGTTCTGCATGTCTTGATCCTTACACACACGAAGTGGATCCCAACCTTCGATGTCAACCTGTGATGTACAACATGAAAGTCCTGCAGAAAACCCAGTGTGTGGATGGTCACTTCAGGTACGAGCAGAAGACCCTTCAAGTCCCCGTGTCATGTGCCTGTATGCGTATGAGACGAGCATAA
- the LOC140233977 gene encoding interleukin-17D-like, translated as MAAAIFQTVTSSPVPSTSQTCLPIDAADSHRRELNSNLFYPQAAAFAVQSFNLSTSDMGLAHTSSCPLDGVSSPQNCPVGAKPNAGSPEIMNQDGSCPWTYVECFDADRIPMAITMAQCQCSACLDPYTHEVDPNLRCQPVMYNLKVLQKTQCVDGHFRYEQKTLQVPVSCTCMRMRRA; from the coding sequence ATGGCAGCAGCCATCTTCCAGACGGTTACATCTTCACCAGTCCCGAGCACCTCTCAGACATGTCTGCCAATAGACGCAGCTGATTCCCATCGACGAGAACTGAACTCCAATCTTTTCTATCCTCAAGCGGCAGCATTCGCCGTACAAAGTTTCAACCTCTCAACCAGTGATATGGGCTTGGCCCACACGTCAAGCTGTCCGTTGGATGGCGTCTCCAGCCCGCAGAACTGCCCCGTAGGAGCGAAACCAAACGCTGGAAGTCCAGAGATCATGAACCAAGACGGCTCGTGTCCATGGACATACGTGGAATGCTTCGATGCCGACCGGATTCCAATGGCGATCACTATGGCCCAATGTCAGTGTTCTGCATGTCTGGATCCTTACACACACGAAGTGGATCCCAACCTTCGATGTCAACCTGTGATGTACAACCTGAAAGTCCTGCAGAAAACCCAGTGTGTGGATGGTCACTTCCGGTACGAGCAGAAGACCCTTCAAGTCCCCGTGTCATGTACCTGTATGCGTATGAGACGAGCATAA
- the LOC140233976 gene encoding interleukin 17-like protein, translating to MSSPVPVTTQTCLPIDAADSHRRDLNSNLFYPKAAAFAIQSFNVSTSDMGLADTSSCPFDGVSSPQDCPVGAKPNAGSPEIINQDGSCPWTYVECFDPNRIPMAITMAQCQCSACLDPYTHEADPNLRCQPVMYNMKVLQKTQCVDGHFRYEQRTLQVPVSCACMRMRRV from the coding sequence ATGTCTTCACCAGTCCCTGTCACAACTCAGACATGTCTGCCCATAGACGCAGCTGACTCCCATCGCAGAGATCTGAACTCCAATCTCTTCTATCCCAAAGCCGCGGCATTCGCCATACAAAGTTTCAACGTCTCAACCAGTGACATGGGCTTGGCCGATACGTCAAGCTGTCCGTTTGATGGCGTCTCCAGCCCGCAGGACTGTCCCGTAGGAGCGAAACCAAATGCTGGAAGTCCGGAGATTATCAACCAAGACGGCTCATGTCCATGGACATACGTGGAATGCTTTGACCCCAACCGTATCCCAATGGCGATCACTATGGCCCAGTGTCAGTGTTCGGCATGTCTGGACCCTTACACACACGAAGCGGATCCAAACCTTCGTTGTCAACCTGTGATGTACAACATGAAAGTCCTGCAGAAGACACAGTGTGTGGATGGCCACTTCAGATACGAGCAGAGGACCCTTCAAGTCCCCGTGTCGTGCGCATGTATGCGCATGCGGCGTGTCTAG